The genomic DNA taatcattagaataaattattgtagcttttatttatcattcaattttgttattttagaCAAAAATAAAGCTATTAGTAGAAGAAGGTATCATCCCACCTTTTTACCaggataaattaaaagatgaCCATAATACAAGATGCCCTGCTGCTTTATTATTGAATCCTTTTGAATACTATATATTTCACTTTGCTTATCATTTAACAAATCCATGGCTACAACTTCATTTAAATGATGATGTTTGGACTAATTGGGAAACTGCTTACGTTCAGCTTgctcatttatatttatatcattttttaccaCGAGACAATTCTCCGGTATTACCTATAATTGGACCATACGTAAGAACAACACCGCCAAGAAAATTAATGCAGTCACCTGATTTAAAAAGATTACAAACTCCACGACTTTTAAGAACTTCTATACTATCTCCAGCGTCTCCACCGTCAGGAGTTCCTCAACAACAGTGTTTACCTCAAGTGTGGCGCAGTGAAACTGTTGTCCAagtatttttagatttttggcTTGAATATACAGAAGAAGATAAGTTAATTTCACCGCTGAATTCTTCTTTATCTTCTTCACTACCACGAAGAAATAGTATTCATTCTGGGGAGCATATTCGTTTGGTTCGTGCTTTTATAAAAACGTTACATGAATTTGCGAATAGTGCAACAGGTAATAAAAGTGCGATGGATGAATTAAAGAGAATAATACTTCCGTCGATACAAGGAAAAATTTACACCTTTTTACGACAAGCTATTTATCATTGGCCATTAGATAGTTCATTTAGACTTATTCTTGAAGCTTGGTTAAGTTTTATTCAACCCTGGAGATATATTCCAGACTTTGGAATTACGAAGAGTACAAAATGTAGTGAAGaagaaaaaggaaaaatttctgATCCATCATACTGGATGCCATTTGTggctaataatttattagctTATACTGCAATTTTTCAGCAGCTATTACCAAGATTCATGCGAACTGATCTGGTAGCACCAAAAAATGCTTTGATGCTCTTTAGAGTTACTAAAGTATTTTCTCAGCCACATTTAGCGTTTATGTTGGCTGAAGCTGAAAGTTGTATAAGTGATACAAGTTTAACTCGAAGCAAAATATCAACAAGTCAATGGAATAATATTATTAGACAACAAATTGTTGAACTTGAAGGTTCGACATACCAATACATTCCAATGTTCTCTGCAGCAACATCGAGTCAGGTATTCtattagttaataaattaaaacgaaaaaaaaagttaattaattattatttaacactgattaaaatttatttcagattaTAAAACTTCtgataacaataaaacaaGCTTATCTTACTGCAGTCAGTATAGTCGAAGCTTTGGAAAAAAGACGCatagaaagaaaattttttaagtctttatgggaattttttaatggtGATGAATGTACTGACGATGATATTGGtttaattgaaagaaaaagagTACCTGGATTATTAGCTAATGCTCAGCAACAATTAGTTGATATATTTGAAGtaataatttactattaagAGCGTAGTTTAAATTAgtttaactaattatttaatattataaatcaatGTTAATTTAGCTCGGTGACATTCCTGAAGCTTTTATCGCTGCTGACAAAGAGTATCATGACAGTATTTTATCTACATCTTTCTGTCATCAATCAc from Microplitis mediator isolate UGA2020A chromosome 7, iyMicMedi2.1, whole genome shotgun sequence includes the following:
- the LOC130671895 gene encoding sphingomyelin phosphodiesterase 4 gives rise to the protein MASSADIATARLRAYLNLPLIERCKELAVFIVESSTTELQHVFPILIDSIFGVTSNVGWGLHNINLKKHPYEHETLCNFFGPQGPIFTLCYKLLPDCYLKYNFPISFLPTKIKLLVEEGIIPPFYQDKLKDDHNTRCPAALLLNPFEYYIFHFAYHLTNPWLQLHLNDDVWTNWETAYVQLAHLYLYHFLPRDNSPVLPIIGPYVRTTPPRKLMQSPDLKRLQTPRLLRTSILSPASPPSGVPQQQCLPQVWRSETVVQVFLDFWLEYTEEDKLISPLNSSLSSSLPRRNSIHSGEHIRLVRAFIKTLHEFANSATGNKSAMDELKRIILPSIQGKIYTFLRQAIYHWPLDSSFRLILEAWLSFIQPWRYIPDFGITKSTKCSEEEKGKISDPSYWMPFVANNLLAYTAIFQQLLPRFMRTDLVAPKNALMLFRVTKVFSQPHLAFMLAEAESCISDTSLTRSKISTSQWNNIIRQQIVELEGSTYQYIPMFSAATSSQIIKLLITIKQAYLTAVSIVEALEKRRIERKFFKSLWEFFNGDECTDDDIGLIERKRVPGLLANAQQQLVDIFELGDIPEAFIAADKEYHDSILSTSFCHQSHMNSSMDSSRPGEFVLIRNAHQNCKCMDYMGDPELKPVSSNESAFLVRLLYRFCEVINHKYETKIISMYNRNDFIGRIARKILQPPTTIIQLPKRTQSGFLPRKERCLPPRLSLRFFARHNFIVLMLLGAFIFCLMGYSVPFFICFSWFLWIVYILIGAACEPWVSRFHVDSLRSNSQLFQ